Proteins co-encoded in one Candidatus Thiodictyon syntrophicum genomic window:
- a CDS encoding SUMF1/EgtB/PvdO family nonheme iron enzyme yields MRTAMYLNWQNSPRRSNVQRFRHCRRAARPVADHPAGTRWRRAKVCARRTSVPDPALAEIVTGPRPAPGNKPGKEWIETVTGMAFLWVPPGRFLMGLEHSQDKIYRVNLTRGFWLGKHPVTEQQWRRLMPGRLGKGDPKTRHYGYPSSFDDYPINYLGW; encoded by the coding sequence ATGAGGACTGCGATGTACCTGAACTGGCAGAATAGCCCGCGACGGTCGAACGTGCAGCGGTTCCGCCATTGCCGCCGCGCTGCCCGCCCCGTCGCGGACCACCCTGCGGGCACCCGCTGGCGACGGGCGAAGGTCTGCGCAAGGCGCACCAGCGTCCCCGATCCGGCACTCGCGGAGATTGTTACAGGACCGCGCCCGGCGCCGGGGAACAAGCCGGGTAAGGAATGGATTGAGACGGTCACCGGCATGGCATTCCTCTGGGTGCCGCCTGGACGCTTTCTTATGGGTCTGGAACACTCGCAGGACAAGATTTACCGCGTGAATTTGACCCGGGGGTTTTGGTTGGGTAAGCATCCGGTGACTGAGCAACAGTGGCGTCGCCTGATGCCAGGGCGTCTGGGTAAGGGAGACCCTAAGACCAGGCATTATGGGTACCCCAGTTCATTTGACGATTACCCGATAAACTATCTGGGCTGGTAG
- a CDS encoding type II toxin-antitoxin system HigB family toxin has protein sequence MQTISRKRLNLFADRYPDSRSALAHWYSLAKRHDFSSFVDLRKVFPAADQVGKLTVFNVGGNKVRLIAAIHYNCARIYVRAVLTHAEYDHGKWREE, from the coding sequence ATGCAGACCATCAGCCGCAAACGTCTGAACCTGTTCGCCGACCGATACCCGGACAGCAGGTCTGCCTTGGCGCACTGGTACAGCCTCGCCAAGCGGCACGATTTCTCGTCCTTCGTCGACCTGCGTAAGGTCTTTCCTGCAGCCGACCAGGTTGGCAAGCTGACCGTTTTCAATGTCGGCGGCAACAAGGTGCGGCTCATTGCCGCCATCCACTACAACTGCGCAAGGATCTATGTCCGTGCGGTGCTGACCCATGCGGAGTACGACCACGGCAAGTGGCGGGAGGAGTAA
- a CDS encoding DUF2384 domain-containing protein → MTAVNHPLPAFTRDFEGFLGFLRDREAGTPVLSPKRFSEVLSIDLQTLATQAHVHRNTINRAPASEGVQRFLREAMRIIRAAADRSGDLDRALFWYRNEPLPPFGYKSAEQLVSEGRTEDLLRYIESLDTGAAG, encoded by the coding sequence ATGACAGCCGTCAACCATCCCCTTCCAGCCTTCACCCGAGACTTCGAAGGCTTTCTCGGCTTCCTGCGGGATCGGGAAGCCGGTACCCCCGTCCTTTCCCCCAAGCGTTTCAGCGAGGTGCTCAGCATCGATCTCCAGACCCTGGCAACGCAGGCGCACGTTCACCGCAACACCATCAATCGAGCGCCCGCTTCCGAAGGCGTGCAACGCTTCCTCCGCGAAGCGATGCGCATCATCCGCGCAGCGGCAGACCGGTCGGGGGACCTGGACCGAGCGCTCTTCTGGTACCGCAACGAACCCCTGCCGCCCTTCGGTTACAAGAGTGCCGAGCAACTCGTGAGCGAAGGCCGCACCGAAGACCTGCTGCGCTACATCGAGTCCCTAGACACTGGGGCAGCGGGATGA